The sequence CAATAACTGTTCTATTTAACGTTATTCATTGATctcttcataaattttaattaatttcaattggACGAAAGTCGCAATCATAATTGCAGAATACTTGCACTGAATACAAATAGcaaaattgaataaagaaaCATGGGGAAAAGGTTTTGTAGCTTTTGAAGAGgctatctaaaaaataatgctcataaagttaataacaataacaagtatGGTCAATAAGAATAAGTAtcgaaaaactttaaaataagtgGAAGCACTGTAACGTGACCTTTTTTTACGTGATATGCATATGcgattattttaagataatgaAAGTTTCTTTTAGTGCATATTCTCGTTGCGCTCATTAAAGTTTTCCACTGCAAGAGAGATAAAAGCTGGTAAGgaaattacgttaaaagtttctccGCCAGCAAAAATTTTTCCCCTTGCTGAACATGttcgaataatataattaaggcACTAAACTAAAAGTATTTTTGTCGTACTACTGCAGTTATTACACGTTTGAAAACAtggaaattaaaatcttttttcatttaaaaactttaaatatttttattgatgtaTGTCTATCTTGTAAAAAAGGATTGTTTATTAGATACcagtattttctaaatttttccaTGATCCACTaagactttttaaaatttaataatgttgaaaagcgtaaaaaaatgtgttttattctTCTACcttattatgttaatatgttcatgtgtatttaaaaaatggagttaattttcatacatatatttccatatgtctaaatttaatttttgtcttaaaataaaaataagtagaaAGTTTTTTGTTGGTAGACAGTCTTCAAAAGATGTGAAGAGAATCAGTTTAGATATTTTTGAacccaattaattattttatttatttctctctaaACCTCGAATGATTTTTTATGCATCATGATGCGCTGCTATTTAATTCCACTGATAAATGTTATCAAAAGATGTACGTTTGTTTTCTTTCGTAAAAAGACAATTCTTGCAAGCCCATTTTCACGATTTACCAgggaaagtatatttttgcGGCATCCATATCTCATTGTtgcgaaaacatttttttcccgcTCGAGTCGGTGGTTATTTCTTCGGTGGTAAGGCCGCGGCGACTACGAGGTCGTTCTGGATAATTTTCGGAAGGGTCGCGGCGACCGCCGCAGAAAACGCTTGAAGTGGCCTCCACTTTTGCGTGGGTTTATGCTTTCCGGTTCCTCCCGTCGCTATTATCCGGGCCTCCTCTGTTCTCCAGTCGTTGTGCCTGAAACAATAAAACACGTTTATGAATGAAACCCTTCTCCGGCCATCACCGCACCCTTCACCCGTCCCGTGGCAGTGCGTTCCGACGCTAGACAACCTTGCACCCCTGTCCGCGCCCTCAGGAGTGGCCTACCCACCCTCTTTTAACGCGCTTTATCATACTCCTTCCATTCATTCGCGGCTTCTGGTAATAAAGTCAAAGGTAGGATGCGGATGATGGAAGTCGGAGGTCGGGGTCGGAAGATCTTCCTACGTGACTTCACATACGCATGTAGTTACGCACGCAACGTGCGTGGAGAAAAGTCATGCAGTTACCTCTTACTCGTAAGGGGGCGAGCTCCGATAGTTATATTTAGAAAGAGGACTTGAGCTTTTCAAATGACAGAGCTTTACCCTCTTTGTTTTACTTCGTTTTACTTtccataataattaataatgtgtaTACTCCGTAGCTTCATTTTCACTCCAGTTTATCATTAccatattacatttgtaaagaTAGATACACatgatatattttcataataggATTGGGCTGACTTaggaaatattatagaattaaatgaGACATTTAATctttgaattataataatggcAATTTATGTTGCTTTAATGGTCTATAAGATTCAAAACGTATGCGTCAAAAGTATAATGATTGCACGATTCTCTGGCAAGGAGCGCGAACTGTATGCAGCCGAGAACGAGACCGAGTATATCTTCGTGCATTATAAAAGGGCTCCTTTGCCTCCCATCGAGGAAACGAATAGGTGCATTTAAATGTTAAGAGACACTCGAGAtgcaggagagagagaagagggaggAAGACAGAGTCGGCGAGAAACCCCGGTCGGGAGTTGTAATATAGATagatatgtacatatacatatatacatacatacatatatacatgtatatacacacacacacacacacatatatatatatctacgtatatacttatatacctataacgagaagagagagaagacaTAGAAggaatagagagagaaagctcCTCATTCGTAGCACAGACCTAGAGATCGCAGTGGGCATCCATTGGCCAGAACTATGGGGTGGGTTGGCAGCGCTATGGGCTACTATCGGCTCCTTGGGGATGTTTCCACCCCTATTTCTACCAACTACCCCCTTACGGTGTACACCGAATACACTGGTATAGTTATACAGACTCGTACGTGCCGGGCTGTTGGGTATTGATCGTCGTTGGCTCCAGAATACCACGTTCTACCTACTTCTCCTTCACCTGCAGTAACGCGTCCTTACACATCCTTGCTCGTCCTTCCGCGGCCCGAGTCGCATCCCGTACCATCCCATCCCACGATTCGATTTTCAGTACCGATGCCAGTTGCCCGGAGCGAGGTCGGGTAGTGCTCGATATCGATTAAATGCGTCAATTCGACGAGAAACTTGCTCTGAACTTTTGCAGCTTCTAAATAAGTCGAAATGATAAAtctcttttaaatttcttttttactttttaaagatGTCGTGATTATGTatctgcaaattttatttataatatttatataatatttagtctattttttaacgaatatttaattaatgacttttttatatgttttaatattcaaagttaagaatataatttgataattaagtttcaaattaaatcaatcTATAAAGCACGTGGCGTTATCAGATATTGAAATAgattatacaaaatacattaTGCTTAAAGAATTTTCGTATAATAATCAGAGACATGTTAGTTGTGAAATTagcgtaattatattatattacacacacatatatatatatatatatatatatatatatatatatatacatacatacatacatacatacatacatacatatatataatatataagatagTCAGATTGTAGATACGCGGTagtaatttttggaattttataGCCACTTGTAGGATTTGTGAAATCAAATAAAAGTGAAAAGCGTGAGAagcaagagaaaaagagaaaaaagaagcaTCATAAAAGAAAGGCGAGACAATCTACCGTAATCGaagatttttatctttattggCGGAATACTGCGTACCTTCGGGAGTGAAAGGGCTGATTGGAATGAGGACATTCCGTTCTCTGACAGGATTGGGTTTCTCCGATTAAGGCTCCGTCTAATACTTTCAATTTATTCTGCAGTCATCTACCATTTCTCTGTCATTTTCTCTGCCTTTCTACCACTCTTCCTTTACATACTTAAACGAGATGCTTACACTCgcaaataaatgcaaatatgtGCTTGATGTGGGTTAACTGAGAAACTATTTGCAACGGTTCTTCGTGTAAAACCAAGCGTTACTAAAGcccttataattaaatcagacacttaaaatgtaattgtagtatgcaaataaacttaaaaattttttaataaaattttttaaatgtaatcgaGACAGAAGTAATTGTTAATAAGTAATACACGAGATAATAATACTGCatccaattttattattaatataattagaaaagaatgttGGTATCGttagaaatttcttctttcacagaaaaataaaagacatgcaaaatgcataattatttctttataaataattattattttgaaaaaaaaacagattagattaatttttactttgtcttaatagatgtataatatacttattgCATATCTTTTCATAACAAGGCAGTAGATAAAGGCAATTGGATTACTAGATGTGACTGgtgtattaaatgtaatccTTTTCTTTTGAAGTACCGCGTGTCGCGATCGGTTACGAgggattaaataatttctgttgcattttatttctatcgaTTGGCGGTAACTTTTTGTAGTAGACTTATGATTTAAATTCTGTTTTATAAtacacgataaaaaaaatatctaatacaAGTCgcatacttatatttataaaacaaatagcTAATGTttctaattgttttttaaaatttgcatacCATATATGGTGCACCTTAAATAATTTGCACAATGTAAGAAATATGTAAGTGAAATCATACACACTAGTGAATTCACACACagagataatttaattaagatatttctTTCAAGTTCCAGCAATGAGAGATTTTCCAACTTACTTTGGCGTCTTTCCATGTTTCCTTCAGTTGGAGGGGGTAAGTCAGAATAGTGTATAAAGGGGGTGGGGCGAATGGTGTGGGGAGCCGCATTTTCCAGAGAGGGTAAGACGAGGGACTGCGAGGGTTACGTGGTGGTagtgatggtggtggtggcagTCTAACGTTCGCAAGGGGAATACAGGGGGGACTCGAAAGGAAAGGCGGGGTAACAAGATGGCCGCGGCCACTGGCGAAGTAGGGGAAGTAAGACATTTATCCGTAAACAAGAGGTTACTCCCCTACGTGGTATGTCTACCGTACCGAAAAAGTAACGTCCATGAGTTCCTTCGTTCCGATTAGCGTTCTTCGCGCTTCTGTGATCACATGGGGACGTCTCAGCGTGGCAGTTTCAAGTAACTTTGTAATAATACGATTTTCATCCGCCAGTACGTGTATGATGTCTGTTTTCGAATAATTAGTTGGGTATTACCAGTCCTATCTAATACATAGGAAATCGCAGTATTAATTGTTTGTAAGCTCATTTTGAAGCGTCCTGTAAGAGGCACCTACGGCGCACCCCAGATGTTAGTAACCCTGTGGTCGCCCTCACACGCACGCATCCAAATTAACTCCCGACTCCGTTCTATTAATTAATCTcattacgttaatatctcCGCGGGCCCGAAATTCGGATCTTTTGTATCGCGCGTATCTGTCAACGCGATGTTTCCGCGTCGCGGATCTCACAGACATGTTTAGAAAGCCATTAACCCCGTTCGAAAATTTATTCCTTTATCAAGCGATTTTAGCATACGAGCGgtgattctttaattaaaagaaacttataaataaatttggaaaaaactagaaaaatatacatatatatatatatatatatatatttacaagaaacattatataagaatttatataagaattgcaacatttaatatgtattttaacaaagatttttaacgTATCTATATATTCTGCACCGTATAGGAATAAGTATAAGAATGAAAGTATTTTGATTACAAAATGTGATTCTCGAAGAACCGATGCGTATGCGTTACACCGATTATTGCTAGTACATTATCTACGTCAGCTTACACCAAATTTTGGTTAATAACTACCGGCACGGTAATCCTTTATTATGGAGCGGCAGAATCGCATTAGCATAAAAACGTAATTATACCGACGCGTCAGAGTGCGCTATTCGTAATATTCTGTAATACGGCGGCATAGCCGAACGCCTCTCGATAATTTCATCTCAGTCGTGCGTGCACAAGTTTCCATCAGTCCATGGGACCCGTATCCCATTCTTGTTTAGGCATTCCAATACGTGaacgtattaaatttttctcttttatgatTACTTTTATCGCATTCATTTTACCTTAACTGGTTAATAATTAGcgttaaaatatcgaattttattaatatattttgatatatattttacatatgtcATGCCTACTCCTGCAAGAAAAGTGAcacaagtaaattttttttaaatttcgtattatacttaatttaatactgctacaaataattaatttcaaaattaacagttttttctcttttctagcattattttttacttgcaTTAAGTTTTTTGGGAAGTGCGTTATGTATAATCTATGTAATATCTATGTGTTTCGAGTCTTTGTTAAATGTTTACCGTAATATGCGGTAAGAgggtgtaaaattataaaaactgatgTCTGTCATAGCTCATGGAGATCATAAAAAATGAGAGATTTAATAGGAGAAAGAAGCGGAGAAAATTCGATAAATCTTGGCGATTATTACGCACGATTTTCTATTACTTCCGATTTGTCATCTTTAACGTTTCTCAACGCTCCCACGACTTACAGAAAGAAGCAGATCCCCTACTTTTACACGCGAATGTATCTGCCTACGTGCTCGGATAAACAGCGTGACGCTGCGGTGAGAAAGCACGCGACCTTCTTTTTCTTGCCGGTCTGCGATCGCGAGGAGGCGAACGGGGAGCGAGCGGTATGATCGATCCGGCGGTAACGCGTCAGCCGGTACTCGGGCGGAAAATAGCGTTCGGTGGATGTTGACTACGGCGGCTCTACCCTTCGACAACTCGAACGAGAATGCCCGGTTGGATGTACATAGCTTTACAGGAAGTCACTCTGTACCTTCGTTGAATGACCAGTAACACACATGTCCGCTGGTGGCGTGTCTGTGTGTGCTCGCGCGCATGTTTTCTTCTTGCGCCCGGTGTGTGCGTGCATCGTTCCGCGCACCGACACAATCAGAGACCGCGTttttgtgtgcgtgcgtgcacgcgTTTACGCGCCTGTGTTGGTGCACGGACCGCATACGTAGTGGCGCGGGGCAGACGGGACACGGAGGAGGGTGGTGGTGGTAGCTGCCCGGACAGAGAAATGAGAATAGTGTCGGTCTACGAGCTGAGTGGAGTTGGTGAGCAAATTGCTCAAAGTAATTAATCGCTTTTGCCGGGTTGGCTTGCCACGCTGCCGGCTGAAGCTCATCCGAGGGGTGGCACCAGGTACCCCAGGAAAAGCTATCGAGGGACTCGCTTAAAATGGCCGACTTAGCGTCTAGCTTCGGCGAAATGCCCGGGTGACAATAGCGGGGTTCGTGCACACTAGGATCGACTTCTTGCACGACACCTATAAGGAAGTTGTCTTGACTTTATTTTAGGAATTAATAAACTTCCCATATAATCAGTCAAGCACATGATACAGTCTCAATTGTTTATCTACAAACACAtttgtgattttatttatgcatatattCCATTACggtaaaaaatacaaactgCATaccatttttcattaaaagtttGATCGGCTTCTAAGGAAGTCAGCTTGGTAGCTCTATTTGAGAAAATAATCAAGTTTCCAAATAATTGGTCAAATGCATTCTCGGttgtttattcataaaattattgaattttatatatattccatGACAATAAAAATCGTACAAATGCATTATCATACTATTCTTAAAAAGAATGATTGAACGAATTAAAAGAATGATGCTATCAAtagaataaacataaaaaaggtatctctatttataatattctttttttaattattaatgtattcaCACATTTATAATGTCAGTTACCTGTTCTGATGTCTAGAAAGCATTATACATGTGTGGTAAAGCATAATAATATCGCTGATGAGTGTGTTAGAAATTTAGTAACATCGGTTTTAGGATCGGACATGTAAAGTTTGAAGTACTCGTTATCCTCTTTCGTACGTTCGCCATGCAACTTTTCGAAACATCGTTGGTGGGTTTGAATCTACATATCGTTTTATTTCATTCGTGTAGTACAAACTCGTTTCGGATAACTTTGCCATGTTGGAATAGTCTCTTACGCATCTTTAAAGCGGAAATACGTGTTTATCGTGATAAATTTCAATGATTTACATAGTactgtacaaaaataaaaaatgtagttgtataaattatttttcacaagttaTTTCATGAACAATACAATTAACTTACGAGCTTATGTCAAATGAAATGTGCAACGATATATTTGGTTCGCATATTGTACTATAATGTCGCTAAAGTTATTTCTGCATAATTTTAACCTAAGGCATTTATACGGGCAGAATCAGTAATTTCTGGACATAATAACTAATTTACTGttggttaaatattttattcttttttgtagAATGAGAATTGGATAATAATCAgtgaacaaaatataaaaagaaaaaattataaaggatTAATTAACTTCttgatttgataaattattagttattgCATAGCGGTATTTCGCTATATTAACACGTAATCGATACATCGAATTCGATATGTTGGAAAAACTTTGTGTTACTCTTAAATATcccattttttattacgttaagaaggattttatatatatacaatcgGGCATCAAGATTTATCACTTATAATTACAGATAAAAACAATGGGAACAGAAGCAGAAAGCAAATTgccatcattttttaaaaatagacaaGTGTAAAATCTTGAAAGTAGGTGAAACCTCATTCTGGGATGCGGTTTGAATTTTGTAGAGGATGAAAACGGagcaatttagaaaattagcTCTCGTCCCCAGTGACGTTCGGTAGGTCGGTGGCGTATCTTCGCCTGGAGACGTCACGTCTCGTGAGATCCTACCGCAGGCATCGCGTGTACATCGCGGTGGTTTCGCGGAAACTGCATCAGGATGGACGCATGCGCGCTGATCGCGGCCTCCCCTGGTCACGGGGGGTGGTTGGACGAAAAGCACGAAAGAGCGAAGGACGGGAGAGAGCGGGGGCGACTAAGACAGAATGTGAGGAGAGCGCGAGTGAAGAACGAAGATGCTGATCTCGACATCGACGCGCAATAGATGCGATGGAACGAGCGAGAACGTGGCGAGAGGACAATCGGTTAAGGGGGTAACGCAAACGAAGGACGAAGACGAAGACCCAACGTAATGAGAACCCAAAGTAAACGAAGCGACGCATGCAAGGGACGTAATCGGGCAGAGAATGAATATCTTAGACAATACAAATGTAGAATCACGAAAGATTgcaaagacaaaaaaaaagtaaaaacaagtaaatatataataaagttaatagaATAGAGAAGGAATGAGATGTAGATGAGGGATATAATAGATGACATGTTAATGAGAAACTTGAAGATAAGAAGAGCGTTTAAATAATATGGAGAAATGGAGAGTTGGCTCTAGGATAACAAAGACGTGTAAAAGAAAGCGGATAAATGAATTGAAAGGTAGACAAAAGATGACGTTAAGGCAGGAGGCAAGTATGAGAAATGTGCAGATGAAAGGATCACACGGATATATCCCTCTGTTGTGTTAGAAAGCATGGAAGTAAGCGAACGTGTCGGTCGAGTTTTCAGCCAAGCTTGGAgaaacgagaaagagaaaaggggaGGGGGTAAGAAGATGAAGAAAACGGCGACGAGAATCGGACGGGCGACTTTCTACCTTGGGAAGGCGACCTGACTACCATCTAGCACAGCGCCTAGAAAAGGGGGTGGGTGCTTTCATCCGCGGAACTGGGCGCGACTAACCTCTATCGATCGTAAGAAGACTTCCACACCTACGAACCTCACACTTCCTCGCGCCGCATCCTATACTGGGTGGATcgcgtataaataaataaaccgGCCGAGGCACCTGAGCGGCTGCCTATCCGCGTGATTGCACGCAGCGTTCCATTACTCATGCTACTTCATAGCTTCCCGGTTGATTTCGCACCTTGCAAGTTCTTCTCGCGTCTGATAGGTTACTCAACTTTCGCGCTTATAatgaaaacatatatttagatcaatattaatatattattaaattatattcaagaATATTATAGTAGAATATTATGAGCCTTAAGTAAAAGATGCAGCCAACTGTAAACAAACTATTGTATGCAGCTTTGAAAGCTTTAGAAAATTGTATGGGGCACTTATGtctgttatatattatgtacgcgcgcgcgtgtgtgtgtattgcATCTGATTTCTTTTTACCTAATGCCAAATTATACAGATATTATCTTTcagatttaaatgttattttgattacataatttttgattataatttatcgcTTATAATTATCGCTTCCTTCTGTAAAACAATATTCAAGTATAAGGGTGATAAAACACAAAGTGTGCCTCAagactattatatatttatttacaacatTGTCGATTAACTTTGTAAAACGAGGTATTTagtctttttataataataattatttaagtagtTTAATACGGTAACAAGTGGTCGATTATTCTTTATGAGTGCAACGTGTTCCGTTTCTGTAAAGTGGTCGGCTATTAATTACGACGCTGCACGTCTGCAGCGCGTTGCACGTAGGTGCATAAAAACCGCGGTTGAAACGTTCTTAAATCACTTTGTGCGAGCACACGTCGTGTCGCGGCGACGACTCGTGCTCCCGTCGCGCTGGTTGGCGTTCCCCGCCACATTTAAATCCCTTTATCTTGGACCACCCGTTGCATTCGCCAGATTCAAAGGTCGGTTTTGCAGAACCGCGGCTTCGTAAGAAGCGCAGCTTCGCCGTGCTGGTTCGCGACATAAGAACATCAccggtggtggcggcggcggcggcggcggcggcggcagtggTGGCGGCGGCAGTAGTGGTGCAAAGGGGTAACCGGGGGATGAGAAGAGCGGCGGGAGGGGGTGGCGAGGGTTGAGACGGGAAACTAAGTTGTATTGATCCTAGGCTGCAGGGGTGGAAAACCAGGCAGGGTTAGTACGTGTTCTTAATCGCCAAGTGAccgccctctctctctctctgtctctctctctctctctctctctctctttctcttctcctcttctcctCCACTTCCGCCACCTTCGCCTCTTCCTGTTTCTCCACCTTCCACCCGCTTTTCACCCCCTTCCTCTATTCGGCCGTCGCCACATCCGACCAGCTAAAGGGACTTCTCTTCTCGCCCTCGAGAATCGTGCACCCCCTTACTCCTCCACGAAATCGCCGACGCCATTCGGCCGAGGGATTGTTTCAGGATTAGGTAAGGAATCGCGGCATTGTTCGTCGTTCTGCTGTATAAAGTTATTACGCGGAACGACGAATCGCGTCTTAAATTGCTCGTAAATAGATTTATGTGAGTCGCATTCTTGATGACAATGTTTAAAtccttttcattttattaaccGGTCAATTTCAGTGGCTTCTACCATTAAAGTTGAAATGACCGTAAAGAGGAAGAAACGATTTTCCATTTACTTAAATAGCTCTCACTATCTCTGGTCTGACTAAAAAACTTGACGTTATAATGGcgaaaaacgaaacaaaataatttattgtttctatTTTCGACACTAATGTTTTATTCACAGCACGTCTGCTGTATTTTTGTATGATATGTAAGTTAATATTAGttgctttattattatccCGCGTTCTATAATGGCAActgctttttatataattttttatgcgattttttttcaacgcCTGTCTCCAGTCTCACCCTCGGCCACagacagttttttttttttaaagcgtcCTACGCTTTCTTTTATAAGCGCGTCTAACGATAGACACGGCCTTGAAATGATTGCAGCTGCAACGACGGCAGAATTAATTAACAGTTCCTAGGCAAGTTTAATAGCGAGTTTAACCGAACTTTTAGACAATCGTTTTAGATTGGTCCGTTGTTTTCCGCGTTATTGCTGTGACATATACGAGGATCTCGTACGAAGTTCGAATTAAACTATCGCACGTTGTTTCTCGGCGGAGTGCTAAATACGAGCTTACATCTGCAAGCCAGAAATTCCAGTTTATCTTCTGAATTCCTGACCGAACACTTTTCGTACAATACACTCCTCGTCCTCGTTCTCGCCgcacgtttaacaacataaACATGACTATTTAATTCCTATCCTTTTATCTCTAATCCCTTACTTTACAtcgaaaatattatacatacttcGCACATATTAACGAAATCCGGCATCGACCAGCCATTAACATCACAAACGTGATGTCCAGAGAAATTTTTCGTTATTAGTCTTTCGACTATGGTAAATGTGTAATATCGTATCAAGTTTCGTGTACCGTGAATGATAATGCGTAATACTAACATGAAAATTCATAGTTGCATCGCCTCGGGCATTCACCGGATTTGATGCTTTTAACATATCGTAAATACGATATTACAaacatcttttattatatcatgtGCAATAATACGCTTTCCTATCCGATATCTTTTCTTTAATCTCTTCAgtgtacaattttacaaaaaaaattgcccCTTGGAAaccaataaattttagttcaaatcatatttttttgcttcttGTTATGTACATCATTTCGCACTTTCGAACGATATTCGATTTCGCTCGAAGGAAGGCTGATAGGTAGTTCGAGAGGCTGACAAGTCGTGTCAGTCGGCGTATTATGTCgcttaaaattcaaaatggtgaAAGACACGCGGCGAGATGTCGGCATTAATTGGATTCTACCGTGACTTCGTGTGTTACCGTCGCGCTGACTGGATAGGAAGGATGATGTGAAGGGGTGAAAACACGATTAACGAGTACATCCGGCCGTTGTgttataatttgatatcatCTCGCGCGGAagacttttaatatttgtgaCGTGATGacaattaaatgtttcttaaCGAAATTTTCTTacggaaaatattattttcggtataaattttacttgtgCAATATACTCGATTTTTAGACTTCTTTTACAAGTGATGCAAATTCTATTATATCAGgcatattgttaatttatgattttttttgaataaatatataaataagcgatacttgttataaatatacatgcatTTATAATACTCGAAGAAATAATTctgtgtttttaaaattattgaaacaatatttagttattacacacatatgaaatatttaataactttatattaaagtttaaagagaaaaatgacAAAGCACGtgattatatgaaataacattttctcgAATCTGTCTTGAACCGGTTTCTAAAGAAGGAATTATCCCACGATCCCCTTGACTTCTCTAAAATATTTCCCTCCTGACGGGGAGAAGTTATCCTGCTTCGAGATCCGGATCTTGCGGTCCAGAGGCTTTACTGTTTAGAAGGGACCCCGTGGGATTTCTAACTGTATAAGAgagcaataaatatatctcagtcatttttattattagatcaactagtattatattttgaatagacaaatgtaatttttttaaattttaatgtttaaatgaaGCGTCGGAAtacataaatcattaaaaaataataacacgaagaaaaattaataacaaagtattttattgatgcccattaaataacaataattttcatgaaatgaTATCAGATTGATGAATTTGTCGTTTTACACGCATGGTATTCTTCGTATAGTACAACACGAGTTGCACATCGTTAATTTCGTTAAACTGCGGTCGCGAAACTCTGCAAATTGcgaattttcaacattttcacAACGCAAATTAAGTTAGTAATTGCACGTAATGATTGCAGCCGCTACATCAAGAG is a genomic window of Monomorium pharaonis isolate MP-MQ-018 chromosome 7, ASM1337386v2, whole genome shotgun sequence containing:
- the LOC118646731 gene encoding uncharacterized protein LOC118646731 — translated: MSYFPYFASGRGHLVTPPFLSSPPCIPLANVRLPPPPSLPPRNPRSPSSYPLWKMRLPTPFAPPPLYTILTYPLQLKETWKDAKAQRLENRGGPDNSDGRNRKA